A stretch of the Poseidonibacter parvus genome encodes the following:
- a CDS encoding GspE/PulE family protein, producing the protein MIKNLIKKYKSKKLSLLNKKSKKINIKEYIKEKKSLVTEYVKKEDEKDAVLSTLIEDVIKEKFNFAGGYGDLIANESKYAEFVRGLGYEYYASYNELSKLYQDTSFQLDERKLEFCTTMYIITLEDKKTKNKVLGIRDVVNLDFDVLSKFYFTKIVVLGEGVLSSVFGEDREIIFGSGADTDNDDEINKYFDKMMGQAILLGASDIHIQKTNRYASLWFRIDGIKVDMGTMPIAIAKTIKRRLVTMADQEDSDFESINGVINYDYGKKNIKFRLGLINSKLNFSLVMRMIGGKGVVSHNLRGLNYPDETVDILDNLTKYSNGMILITGQVGSGKTHLMYALLQQLAKQQQYVITIEDPVEYVDESFFQIDLSEFASASEEFKYGYPEAVVDILRQDSNIILIGETREPETASQLVNASNLGQLVFSTMHTNSAPATVSRMTSSLGINEGDVVDNLRGIVSQRLVRKLCDYCKIEDGEGGYKKVGCEECNSSGFKDRVPIAEVIRFKLGFGGDFENPAEYMTVEKACMAQYHAGLITKADATAIIKGEEVWYD; encoded by the coding sequence ATGATAAAAAATTTAATTAAAAAATACAAATCAAAAAAACTTTCACTTTTAAATAAAAAGAGTAAAAAAATTAATATAAAAGAATATATTAAAGAAAAAAAGAGTTTAGTTACTGAATATGTGAAAAAAGAAGATGAGAAAGATGCTGTATTATCAACACTAATTGAAGATGTAATAAAAGAAAAGTTTAATTTTGCAGGTGGTTATGGAGATTTAATTGCAAACGAATCTAAGTATGCAGAGTTTGTTAGAGGATTAGGTTATGAATATTATGCTTCATATAATGAATTATCAAAATTATATCAAGATACATCATTTCAATTAGATGAGAGAAAATTAGAATTTTGTACAACTATGTATATTATTACACTTGAAGATAAGAAAACTAAAAATAAAGTTCTAGGAATTAGAGATGTCGTAAATTTAGATTTTGATGTTTTAAGTAAATTCTATTTTACAAAAATTGTAGTTTTAGGTGAGGGTGTATTATCTTCAGTATTTGGAGAAGACAGAGAGATTATATTTGGTTCTGGTGCAGATACTGATAATGATGATGAAATTAATAAATATTTTGACAAGATGATGGGTCAAGCCATTTTACTTGGTGCTTCTGATATACATATTCAAAAGACAAATAGATATGCTTCTTTATGGTTTAGAATTGATGGTATTAAAGTTGATATGGGAACAATGCCAATTGCAATTGCAAAAACAATTAAAAGAAGACTTGTTACTATGGCTGATCAAGAAGATTCTGATTTTGAATCAATTAATGGTGTTATAAACTATGATTATGGAAAGAAAAATATTAAATTCAGACTTGGTCTTATTAACTCTAAATTAAACTTTTCATTAGTTATGAGAATGATTGGTGGAAAAGGTGTTGTTTCTCATAATTTAAGGGGTCTTAATTATCCAGATGAAACAGTTGATATTCTTGATAACTTAACAAAATACTCAAATGGTATGATTCTAATTACTGGACAAGTTGGTTCTGGTAAAACTCACTTAATGTATGCACTTTTACAACAACTTGCAAAACAGCAGCAATATGTAATTACTATTGAAGATCCTGTTGAGTATGTTGATGAATCTTTCTTCCAAATTGACTTATCAGAGTTTGCAAGTGCTAGTGAAGAGTTTAAATATGGTTACCCTGAAGCAGTAGTTGATATTCTAAGACAAGATTCAAATATTATTCTAATTGGGGAAACAAGAGAACCAGAAACTGCATCACAACTTGTAAATGCATCAAACTTAGGACAGTTAGTATTCTCTACTATGCATACGAACTCAGCACCTGCTACAGTATCAAGAATGACAAGTTCATTAGGTATTAATGAAGGGGATGTTGTAGATAACTTAAGAGGTATTGTATCTCAAAGATTAGTACGTAAACTTTGTGATTATTGTAAGATTGAAGATGGTGAAGGTGGTTATAAAAAAGTTGGTTGTGAAGAGTGTAATAGTAGTGGATTTAAAGATAGGGTTCCTATTGCTGAGGTTATTAGATTCAAATTAGGATTTGGTGGAGATTTTGAGAATCCAGCTGAATATATGACAGTTGAAAAAGCATGTATGGCACAATATCATGCTGGTCTCATTACTAAAGCTGATGCAACTGCAATAATCAAAGGGGAGGAAGTATGGTACGATTAG